The following are encoded together in the Montipora foliosa isolate CH-2021 chromosome 12, ASM3666993v2, whole genome shotgun sequence genome:
- the LOC137978776 gene encoding tenascin-like: MENLEAFALLLASIFVVECSGACSNQSCIGGECTSLNKCNDDCISEGCNLECTSSVRECTQDCFRGCIAKSDSEIFLQDCPGGGCSITCSSSSKQCNQSCFRGGCNSTCDAEKCQQKCTRGEGCNMTCLSSAKECIQDCAAIGCHLECNSSIGECTQYCFRGSCTANSDSEIFNQDCIGGGCSIACSSNAKQCDQSCARGGCNSRCDAEKCQQDCIGGGCNMTCLSNGKECIQDCPGGGCEMSCPSNVDQCTQGCPDGRCIFRCSAKKCTLNCLGSSCEISAGITVNARFCILVLWVFGFVGVSEAF; the protein is encoded by the coding sequence ATGGAAAATCTTGAAGCATTCGCCCTTTTATTAGCAAGCATATTTGTCGTTGAATGTTCAGGAGCTTGTAGTAACCAATCCTGTATTGGCGGAGAATGTACCAGTCTAAATAAATGCAATGACGATTGCATTTCGGAAGGATGCAATTTGGAATGTACCTCATCTGTAAGGGAGTGCACCCAAGATTGCTTTCGAGGCTGCATCGCCAAAAGTGATTCCGAGATATTCTTGCAGGATTGCCCCGGGGGAGGATGCAGTATTACCTGTTCGTCGAGTTCAAAACAGTGCAATCAAAGTTGTTTCAGAGGCGGGTGCAATTCAACATGTGATGCCGAGAAATGCCAGCAGAAGTGCACACGAGGAGAAGGATGCAACATGACATGCTTATCAAGTGCAAAGGAATGCATCCAAGATTGTGCTGCAATAGGGTGCCATTTGGAATGTAACTCATCTATAGGGGAGTGCACCCAATATTGCTTCAGGGGAAGCTGCACCGCCAATAGTGATTCCGAGATATTCAACCAGGATTGCATCGGGGGAGGATGTAGTATTGCATGCTCGTCGAATGCAAAACAGTGTGATCAAAGTTGTGCAAGAGGCGGGTGCAATTCAAGATGTGATGCAGAGAAATGCCAGCAGGATTGTATAGGGGGAGGGTGCAACATGACATGCTTATCAAATGGAAAAGAATGCATTCAAGATTGTCCTGGAGGAGGGTGCGAGATGTCCTGTCCATCAAATGTAGACCAATGCACTCAAGGTTGCCCTGATGGAAGGTGCATCTTTCGATGCTCCGCCAAAAAGTGCACGTTAAATTGTCTGGGAAGCTCATGCGAAATATCAGCTGGCATTACCGTGAATGCTCGCTTTTGTATCCTAGTATTATGGGTCTTTGGTTTTGTGGGGGTTTCTGAAGCCTTTTAA
- the LOC137979682 gene encoding keratin-associated protein 5-4-like produces MENLVAFALLLASIFVVECSGACGNQSCIGGECTNLNKCSDLCISEGCNLECTSSVRECNQDCLSGGCIAKSDSEITWQACHNTGCSIACSSSSKQCKQICSRAGCNSTCDAEKCQQDCSIRGGCNMTCLSSAKECIQDCTGGGCHLECNSSVGKCTQDCTAGGCIANINSEMFDQDCPWGGCSISCSSSSKQCNQSCSRGRCNARCDAEKCQQDCSAGGCNMTCLSSGKECIQDCPGGGCEMSCPSNVDQCTQGCPDGRCIFRCSAKKCTLNCLRSSCKISAGITVHARFCLLVFWVFGFVGVAIAF; encoded by the coding sequence ATGGAAAATCTTGTAGCATTCGCCCTTTTATTAGCAAGCATATTTGTCGTTGAATGTTCAGGAGCTTGTGGTAACCAATCCTGTATTGGTGGAGAATGTACCAATCTAAATAAATGCAGTGACCTTTGCATTTCGGAAGGGTGCAATTTGGAATGTACCTCATCTGTAAGGGAGTGCAACCAAGATTGCCTCTCAGGAGGCTGCATCGCCAAAAGTGATTCCGAGATAACCTGGCAGGCTTGCCACAACACAGGATGCAGTATTGCTTGTTCGTCGAGTTCAAAACAGTGCAAACAAATTTGCTCACGAGCTGGGTGCAATTCAACATGTGATGCCGAGAAATGCCAGCAGGATTGCAGCATACGAGGAGGGTGCAACATGACATGCTTATCAAGTGCAAAGGAATGCATCCAAGATTGTACTGGAGGAGGGTGCCATTTGGAATGTAACTCATCTGTGGGGAAGTGTACCCAAGATTGCACTGCGGGAGGCTGCATCGCCAATATCAATTCCGAGATGTTCGACCAGGATTGCCCCTGGGGAGGATGCAGTATTTCATGTTCGTCGAGTTCAAAACAGTGCAATCAAAGTTGCTCAAGAGGCAGGTGCAATGCGAGATGTGATGCTGAGAAATGCCAGCAGGATTGTTCAGCGGGAGGGTGCAACATGACATGCTTATCCAGTGGAAAGGAATGCATCCAAGATTGTCCTGGAGGAGGGTGCGAGATGTCCTGTCCATCAAATGTAGACCAATGCACTCAAGGTTGCCCTGATGGAAGGTGCATCTTTCGATGTTCCGCCAAAAAGTGCACGTTAAATTGTCTGAGAAGCTCATGCAAAATATCAGCTGGCATTACCGTGCATGCTCGCTTTTGTCTCCTAGTATTCTGGGTCTTTGGTTTTGTGGGGGTTGCGATAGCCTTCTAA